The genomic window TTAAGTGCCTTCTTTTTTTGGCTTCTGGGCTTATGCCTGTGTTTGCACAAGTACCCGATACTCGTTTATGGGAAATCGCTTCTGCACCCTCAACCGAACGGCTAACCAAAGATATTCGGACATTAGCCGGATTTGGAACAAGAAATACCTTCTCGGATACAGTTTCAAATGTACGTGGAATTGGGGCTGCGCGACGATGGATTTTTCAGCAGTTTAAAGATATTTCTGCGAAGTGTGGTCAATGTCTGGATGTTTATTATCAAAAAGGCTTGATTAAGGCTGGCTCTGGTGATCGTGCAAAAACCGATGTCTGGGTCGTGAATGTGGTTGCCATCCAACGTGGAAAGGCCGATCCCAATCGTCTTGTCATGATGGCAGGCGATATTGATTCCCGAAATTCCGATCCCACGGATCCGGTTGGTGATGCACCCGGTGCGAATGACAATGCTTCAGGTATGGCTGGTGTGATAGAGGCGGCGCGTGTGCTTTCGCAATATTCGTTTCCGTCTTCCATTGCTTATGTCGGCTTATCGGGTGAAGAACAGGGGTTGTGGGGTGGAAGATTCCTTGCCGAGGACATACGATCGAAGGGTTGGGATCTTGCGGCGGTGTTGAACAACGACATGATTGGCAATACCACCGGAATTGATGGCATTAAGGACAATCGTACCTTCAGGATTTTTTCGGAAGCTACGGAGCCGAATAATGATGAGCGTACCCGTAATTTCCGGCGATTTTATGGCTGGGAATCGGAAGGCATTTCTCGACAACTTGCTCGGTATGTACATCGCATCACCAACTTG from Rhodothermia bacterium includes these protein-coding regions:
- a CDS encoding M28 family peptidase, translating into MVKCLLFLASGLMPVFAQVPDTRLWEIASAPSTERLTKDIRTLAGFGTRNTFSDTVSNVRGIGAARRWIFQQFKDISAKCGQCLDVYYQKGLIKAGSGDRAKTDVWVVNVVAIQRGKADPNRLVMMAGDIDSRNSDPTDPVGDAPGANDNASGMAGVIEAARVLSQYSFPSSIAYVGLSGEEQGLWGGRFLAEDIRSKGWDLAAVLNNDMIGNTTGIDGIKDNRTFRIFSEATEPNNDERTRNFRRFYGWESEGISRQLARYVHRITNLIMPDMHPMLVYRLDRFGRGGHHRPFNDLGYAGIRIMEAHENYNRQHQNLRTENGIVYGDVLEGVDFDYAAKLTAVNAITLAALAWAPPAPQEVKIGGAVTANTTLSWRIPESTNLAGFKIYWRDTTAPQWQFSRYVGLMDKFTLTNIVIDNYYFGVASVGNNGYESPVALGAFQKFL